AGCTTCAAACAAAGTTGGCTGAATACTTTAGACGTAAAAAAGTTGAGGCATCCGATCAACAGAATACACGACCAAGCATTAGCGGTATCGTGAGTGATTCGTCTATAGATTATGAGCAGAAATACATGAAATATATCTCAAATATCTCTGACCTTCGTCACCAGTGTAAGGTAATGCAATCTTATTATACTGAGCAGATTAACGAGATGAAAACCTTATGCCAGAAAAGACAAGAAGAATTTGCTAAGACTTACCAGGAGTTTACGGAATTTAAATATAAAGTAGGGAAGAAGGCGATAAATACTCGAACTGGGAAACCAATAAGTTCTAAAGAACTTTCTTCTATGTTTACGACCGAAAAAAATAAGGAAGCTATGGTCAGAGAAGTTAGGCTAGAAAACATAAAGCTAAGAAATCAACTCTCAAAGGTTGAAGCTGTGCTAAAGTCCAAAGATGAGCTGTCAGAAGGCTTGcatttaattgattttgagcAGTTAAAAATCGAGAATCAAACATTTAGTCAAAAAATCGAGGAAAGAAATGAAGAGCTGAACAAATTAAAACGGAAAATTTCGAACACAGTTCAAATAATCACTCACATCAGAGAAAAACTTCAAGCTGTTCTTGACAGTAATGCCTGTCAGAAGAAAATACTTGATAGTATTGATATGGATTTGTCAGTAAACAAAGACCACCTAACAAAAATCAAAAGGGCTAGAGAACTTCTTAAGACTGAGAATGCCAAACTTCGCCGATCATGTGGACTTTTAGGAAGAAATGCTTTGTTACTAAACTACGAAGATTCATTTGACTCTGTAGTAAACAAAAGACAGTCTTTGGAAGAAATGAAACGTATTACTGCAAACTACCGACTTCAAACAAAGGCTTTGACTAAAAAAATCAAGGACCTGCAGAACAATAGGACAGCTTTTTGAACttcatcatttatttcaaaggGTTTAGTTTTGTCGTTTCTGatttttcataaaattttaATGATAGAGTATGCTaagtatttaattatttatacaaTACAGTAACTTTATGGGTCAGAGTAAAGAGCGTCTTAAATTAGTATCCATTAAAatcttaataaatatttacgAACATAGCCTGATAACTTTTTGATTTTTACATGTTACAAAACACGCAATCCTTCATATTAATACACTTTTCCGTTGGCATTGCTTAAAACCAAAAACAAATTAGCTTCTTTTGCGAAACATGACTAAATATGACTTTACATTAGCCTGACtagttaaattaataataagcGTCAGATGAATTCGAGTAGTCTCCCGGTTTTAGGAGACACGCGTTCCTAATTGATTTAAACAAGAGTAGGC
The genomic region above belongs to Schistosoma haematobium chromosome 2, whole genome shotgun sequence and contains:
- the CCDC96 gene encoding Coiled-coil domain-containing protein 96 (EggNog:ENOG410VDGD~COG:S) produces the protein MNSQNGEIKDNNCVVADPETENERSDINSVNENIYVDPQNSDVEKNSLVDIEAPSFVDNNLAASSGVSETEGTDARHEEFLNFPVDDNPYQLRLNNGDHMAEQETELNFTEISEDKQETDELQEIHEEIRRASRPDESNELSLSFPDSLTTDNNECISSHIEAAEDLRRREELIEKYRQCLHEQKTVKDLNLQLQTKLAEYFRRKKVEASDQQNTRPSISGIVSDSSIDYEQKYMKYISNISDLRHQCKVMQSYYTEQINEMKTLCQKRQEEFAKTYQEFTEFKYKVGKKAINTRTGKPISSKELSSMFTTEKNKEAMVREVRLENIKLRNQLSKVEAVLKSKDELSEGLHLIDFEQLKIENQTFSQKIEERNEELNKLKRKISNTVQIITHIREKLQAVLDSNACQKKILDSIDMDLSVNKDHLTKIKRARELLKTENAKLRRSCGLLGRNALLLNYEDSFDSVVNKRQSLEEMKRITANYRLQTKALTKKIKDLQNNRTAF